In the genome of Arachis stenosperma cultivar V10309 chromosome 2, arast.V10309.gnm1.PFL2, whole genome shotgun sequence, the window ttataatttttttaataattttacactttcattctaaataaattaatttttataattttacatttaaagtaatgtaattttttttataaataaataacttttacactttcattctaaataatataattttactttcattacttaatcacattacttatattttttttaattttacactttcattctaaataaataaattttttataattttatgcttaagtattgtaattcttttataaataaataaattttatactttcattctaaataatgtaattttactttcattacttaatcacattacttataatttttttttataattttacactttcattcaaaataaattaattttttttatactttactctttcattctaaataatgtaattttactttcattactcaatcacattacttatattttttttataattttacactttcattctattcatattacattatttatttagaataaaagtgtaaaatttatttatttataaaaaattacattactttaagtataaaataaaaaaaattttatttagaataaaagtgatgtgattaagtgtaaatgtgattaaaaataattgaatactatgtatagtaaaaaattattattattgaagaataaaattaaaatttatttctatgtatcatttttgtccccaacgttttcgtcctatttaagtccctaacgtttcaaaatcgtttcaattttgtcccgccgtcaattttattaacggatccctaacggtaggacaacattgagtcaattttgaaacgttggggacttaaataggacgattgaaacgttagagacaactttgagacttaccccaaacgttggggacaaaaacgatactttactcttctTATTTAAAGACATgcataataacaaaaaaaaattatgtataggattaggatttagaatttttaaaattaatatatatatatatatatattaaaaatattttttagtaatttttataatagaattattgtagtcattttaaaaaaaaaaaagaatattaatttagatcggTTTAAGATTTGGTTTATCAATTTTTTGGctaaattaatttgtctgatctaattttgacaaaaataatacaatttaattgattatatacatatatattaaattttaattaataaaaaacatctttaaaaaaagatattttaaatatctttATCTGAATGGCTCTATATATACTCATATAGATATTGATGACCTATTATTTTCGGGaggttttataattttatcaaccCATTTTAAAtgtaatactttaattttttttttaaaggaaaTTGTCAAACAATTGAAATAATCAAATACATTGCCTTTAATTTTAATCATACCATGATTATTGACTCaactaaaataactaaataaggCATGCATAACTAAATCACTAAATCTCCACTGACAAAAACACCATTTTGCGTATCTGGTTGGTTAATCCATATTATTACGATACTCTTTTATggaagttattattattattttcgccCATAGAAAATGTATTTGCTTTAATTAGCTTCATTATTACTTTTCTTACAGTTTGAAGATGAATGGTTAGCAACATAACTGTCCCAACTACGATCCATGAAGATTTCACCTAATAATCTACCAATCTTTAAATTTCCCTCTTACATAGAATTTTCAACATTGTATTCAATGCTTTTGTGTTGTCTATTATATTTGACTCTTAACAATTAAGCATAACTCAGCaataattatgtatatatatagatCCAAAAAAATAGAGTTATGGCTTATGAGAGTACTAAATATTAATACGTACAGCGCACACTTGTTTGCTTTGCCCAATACCAATATTCATGATGAAGGAATTAACAATATTATTATACGGTGAAAATTCATGTGCAGATAGTTTCACGCGTAAAATCGATAGTTGAGAATCGTTAAACGATTTGATagatttaattaaattgttatctaatactttttaattatcaacttcacataaagtTAAATGCAGTTGAGTTTTTGCTTTCTTTATCCATCAATAATCATTACACATTTTTGTTACTTTGTTTATATAGGAGTAAAATATCATTTATGTTGATTATTGCATAATAATATTCAAGTCTCATTTTCTTTGAAAGTTTTCCCGTAAAGTTTTTTCTATATTATTGTAACAAAATGGAATTTggactttattttgttttgatgTATATTATTTCTATTAAACTATATATCATCAATTAGTAGTGGTGAGTTCGTGAAAATACGTATATATATAGAGATAATGAATTATTTTTGAGgtaactaaaatttaaataataacattaTTTAGAGTTAAATCATTATTAACCCCAAAACCAAAGAAAGAATTTATGCACGaatcaaacaaaaagaaagagaataatatctataaaaaatttaaaacaaatacaaatataattatttatatgtctTTTTCGACCTATTTATTAAAACACATAGTTTTGTCTTAGTTATTAGGTGCATGAATTATACTCATGAGTTCCAAAATAATTTCCAAAACTAGGGTTggaaaattatttatatgtaaatACATGTAATTGATCTATCTTATATATTACAATGTAAGAGTACAAATCCCTCTAAAAGTAGCCTTACATAGTGTTAGACAATCATTAACACCAATTAAGATTAATTAGTATCATCtatatttatatagtatatctgtatattaattatagGATTCTATGCCTTTATTACTCTGATTCatttagcacctataaatacctTTTGTATATTGTACCTTTGATCACATTGAATAATACACTCTTCAGATTACTCTCTTAGTGTCTTCTTTCTAACACATAAAAAGGTAAAAGCAATTACGTGTTTAAGATTTCTTTCACATAGGAGTATATATAAGACATCAATGGGAATTATTACAATTCTAATATATTAATTGATCGATTATAATTAAGCATACTAGTGTAAATTAATTAACATGGCCACTTCCATCCgtattaacttttaaaattttgctaaaattaattaagtttCGCCTTTTGAATACggaaatatcttttaaaaaatactatatgtataccaaaattaattattatatatttatatattttttaatttatttgtaatatatattttatattctaacatgTATAACTTTATACTAATAACTAATATTTGTGAACCTAgcataattaatatattttatatatgtgaGTGTATTTGACACTATTcataaaagagagaaaaaataaagaaaatgaaaaaaaatggagagaaaaaaaatgtgaattgaacctcaaataaaaaaagacatCCTTAAGGTGGTGAACACATATATTTAAGTTCAAATATcactttctaaaaataaaattatccctttaattttaattactattttttttttgttaatcatCTATTGTTATTACTAGCACAAATTTCTCTCATCTATATATTACTCTCTTAATAGGAGTTGGCActgaaaaaaaaacattttttatcTTCTAACAGAAAAATAATCTTttgtaaattaataaattaaactaatagTTATTTCAAAACAAAACTAATATTAATCTATAAACTAATATTACTTAGAACacttatgtttttttttaattttaatctataaattttaaaacattaaCGTTGAAGTTAATTAAATTTCCCACCCCAAATAATCCAAGGGTTGTCATCAAATTTCTTGAGATGAACATTGAAGTACCTTCACCGtcattattataattatttaataatttgatTCAGAGATGTCTCCATCATTTTCCTCATTACTTACTTTACTACTCTATTGACTTCAAACTTAAAAGTTAAAAGTAAGTTATTACTAATAATATTTTGCCCAAtccattaattttaatttctagaGCATTCGATAATTATTGTGGTGGCTTTCATTCAAAATAAAGCACTTGTCAATTGTCATTGCTAAAAAGTTAAATATATCATGACAATTATAATCTCTCTCTTTTCTAGCAAAATGATGACATTATTCTCTATTACTACTTCAATTCCCCCATTTTCACGCAATGCATGCATTGGACTATACTTAATTattaagtaaaaaattaaaaataaaaattaaatagattATGCAAGTAAAACAATAACAAACATCtttgatatataattatatataatatagtaaAAGATTATGTAAGTAAAAAATTGTACTTAAAAATAAAGTCTAATTAATTCATATAATTTATACTAGTTAAATATTGTAAATaggataaatattttaaaaattaaaacgtTGATTAAAGATTTAATACACATAACTAATCTAtctaaatattataaattatataaatatttaaaaatataacaatataagTCATTTTTTATGAGTAAGAGATTATTATGAACTTTAAGAATCGGTTTGgataaatagtttaattaaattttaaaaaaaataatttaaataataaataattatattaaaaataatttataattaagttattttgtatttgaattttttgttttaaaactgtttattttacaaaaatgtgttaaaaaatagtagtattaTAAGATAAATCATCTTTTTTAACTTTTctataaattcttaaataattttttaaaaaactataatttaattttaaaaattatactaaatattaatactactactttttataagtaaaaaatttaaaaaaaatattacttttaaAACTTGCCAAACGAACCTAAATAACCTACTTTCTTCGTCTAGTAACActattaagtattttttttattcaattttattaacTATAAGTATTCTAAAATACATTTGTAAAATTTTAGTACATCGAAAATTCAATATATCTAAACATAATAATTAGATAGATATTTTGAAATAATATATGCCGTGTTTTCTACCTTTTATCTTTTtgcaattatatatatatatatatatatatatatatatatatatatatatatatatatgttttttttttggatttaattttagtataatttCAGTTAGAAGAGTTTCATATACATCTTCAAATGTCTTGTGAATATTTAAATAAGTTTACTTGCTTCTAGTGTAAGAACCAAGTACAACAATAACAAAGTCTTGTTCCATTAAATGAGGTCAGCTacataaattaaatgatattattttattttatcatgtATCATGTTTACACATAGATTGTTTATATGTTAATTTCATTTGACCATCTCAtagatggtcttcttaggtcttcctctgtcTTTCGCCTCTTGTCCATATCTTCCATCTCATCTACCCTCCTGACTAGGTATTCTATCGATCTTCTCACGTATCCAAACCATTTGAGAcacgattcaaccatcttttctacaatgaatgctactccaactctctcccttatatcttcgttctttattttatccAATTGCATATGActactcatccatctcaacatcttcatctctgtcATACTCAACTTATGTTCGTGCTCTCCTTTACCCGTCCAACACTCCGAACCATAAAACATAaccggtcttatagcggtgcgatagaatttacttttaagttttaaaaatacttttttgtcgcatataaaatcagatgcactccgccattttgaccaacctgcttgaattctatgatttacatcctgttcaatttctccattatcctgtatgatgtacccaagatacttaaaatttttaacttttcgtaggatgttttctccaattttcacctctatattagggttttcccttctcaaactgaacttacattccatatatttcATCTTGCTACGatttatgcgcagaccatacacttctagaaCTTCTCTTCATAAATCCAACTTTTCTCCGTAGTGTGAGAACCAAGTAATTGacattaattaaaaaacaaaaaaacaggTTTAGATTAAAACAGGTTTCACTAATAATTCTCTATAATATAATAGACTTATTATTTCATGTATGATccaataataagaaaaataaaaaaaaaagactcaGTAAAGaagtatatttataatttgtGATCAGTAGTTCAACCATATATCTGTATATCTTATAGGAATCTTTTCTCTATTATTGCATGCGTCCATATACCATAAAGCactgaaattaaaataatcaagTAAATTAAAGTTGgtttatctattatatatttcttttaaattatttccCTCCTTTGTCTTTGCTCTTTTGACCGACATATGTTTTATCTATTATCTTGCTTCTTCTCTTAACTTTCTATATATGAAATTTACTCCTACTAAATTAAAGTTGGTCTATTATATATtccatttatatttctcttctttGTCTTTGCTCTTTAATTTcgacctatatatatatatatatattgaaaactcaggtgcagtcgatttcatgtgaagttgataattaaaaatcgttagataaaaatttagtcaaatcggCCAAATTatttagcaatcctcaattatTAACTTTACATAAAATCGACTGCACTTGCACCTGAATTTCTACGTATATTTTATCTACCTTGCATCTTCTTTGAACTTCCATGAAATTTACTCCTACTACTACTATACCGTGTTTGAATTCGCTACTCCTATTTCTCTTATGGAGCAtgaaactaaattaattaaacaCACTTCAAATGAATAAAGatgaataaaaacaaaaattacacCATATTAGAGAAAAAGCATCCAAATAGTTAAAGATTACATATTTAAAACCTAAGCCTTACTTATCCAAAATTTATCCtacttaattattaattaaacttTGTTGTTTCTTCGGATTTATTGTTATTAGAATAAACTACTAATAATTCtgattataaattttgtaaGTATTGACAAATTTAACCATTAAAATTATAAACTAACTcaataatactaaaaaaaaattaaacttactataaaattactaaataaaTTATCTAGTTTAAATAGTTTTGTTGAATTAGTCaacctaatttttatatttcttaattcttttaaaataatttccaATATATCCTtttaggtggaaactcaggtgaagtcaacttcacgtgaagttgataattaagagtcgttaaataatttgaatgatttgactaaattttcatctaacgactTTTAGCTattaacttcacgtgaaatcgattgcacctgaattttcaccATTTTTATAACGGTATATTTTCGTCTAATCAactaataaataattttgtCATGAATCTAAATTTTATCTAAAGATTTGTTTTTAGTCAATAAGTTACTCTATATACGAGATGAGATGAGATTCAAACTCAAATTTAAACAGACTAACGAATTAACCACTCGATCAACCTAATTTGTCAttgaaataatttatatttatttatcaattattaaTGGGCGAAGAATGAAGATGAGAAGGTGAAGAGGATGTTGAAAAGAGTTCCAACTTCCAAATCACAGTTCATCACACTTTGAGTTTCAGTTTCAGTTTCATGCATGTATTCAATTTTTCTTCTGCCAACGCGACTTTGACTTTTGCCTACTATATCAAACCATGCAAATAATACACTCtattattaaattattcaaattcCCACAATAAATGACATCAAAGTAGGTCAACTCTGCGTCTGTGATGACTCCTAGAATTTAGTTGTTGCTGTTAATGGTTTCACAATTTTTCTCTCTTAacactttttttattattattttcaatatatatatattacttttaacTGAATACagtaatttaatttgtatattatGGATCAAATATAAACAAAGAGTTATGAGAATACAGTTCACCCACGTAAATGCTATAAATTGTTGGTAGGTTATTGTTCACCAAAACCATAACCTAAAACCCCACTTACACCACAACACTTGAATTTTTTCCCCAACATTTTTTTAGTGTTCATTATTTTTTTCCCTAGTTTGGTTATTGATATATAAGATGAAAATAGCTATGATGAGGCACACTCTATTTTgctcaaaaagaaaaaagagtgtaACCTAGCTTCTGTGCACataaggtgtttgtgtttttgctcTGGCCATGTTCCTCAACTACTCTCATTTATTTCcatccattcattcattcactcattcattgttattattattgccTGCCTGGCCTTAACACACTACTCTAAAACActctcacacacacacaacACTTTAATTTGGTGCATGAAAGAGGGTacttttcaattttcttttttcaaaagatatatttatatatgaatatatatgtatatatatagtagtagtgaTATACAGGTTGGTGTATTAATTTGTAGTTAGAGTTTCAACAACCTCCAGAGTGCATTTACTCTTTCATCTACCCCTCACCACCGCAACACTACTATAATAATACAGACTATACTCATCACTTTCTCAGTTTCTGATCTCTTATCTCATCTTCTTATATCatctttctccttcttcctaGCTAGCTTCTTCATTTTCCTTGCTTCTCACTCATTCTTAAGCGAAGAAGCTAGGTATATAGTGTGTATTGTTAtggttgcttcattcatttAACTTAGCTTAACTAGCTCAAGCTTTGATATGTTCATGAAAGTGTGATTCTCATACATACAGTACCCATTTTTGAAAGGTAtgtttttttcttgttttttcaACTGCCCATTATTTTTCTCTTAGAAAAAAATTGTCTTTTCACAGAAAGATTTAACCTGAGGTAAGTTTCTTGTAGGATTGAGCATTGGATTCATTAGGGTAGCGTGGTTTGCAATAAAAATGGAAACTTGTACGGCTCTTCTGCTTTTAACGGCGGTCATTGCTTACCAGCTTTGGCTAACGTTCATCTCACGGTCACTGAAGGGTCCACGTGTCTGGCCTCTATTGGGCAGTCTCCCGGGGCTGATCGAGAATTGTGACCGTATGCATGACTGGATCTCTGATAACCTCCGCGCGTGTGGCGGCACGTACCAGACATGCATCTGTGCAATCCCCTTCCTTGCTAAGAAGCAGGGTCTCGTGACTGTCACGTGCGACCCGAGGAACTTGGAGCACATTCTCAAGACCCGATTTGATAATTACCCGAAAGGGCCCACGTGGCATGCTGTGTTTCATGATCTACTTGGTGATGGAATCTTCAACTCTGATGGTGACACCTGGCTTTTCCAGCGTAAGACGGCTGCATTAGAATTCACCACCCGGACGCTCCGACAAGCCATGGCCCGGTGGGTGACCCGAGCTATCAAGGAACGGCTTTGCTTGATCCTCAAGAAAGTCGAGGAGGAAGCCGAGTCGGTTGATTTGCAAGATCTAATGCTTCGGCTCACTTTTGACAACATTTGCGGCTTGGCTTTTGGGAGGGACCCACAAACTTGTGGCCTAGGCTTGCCGGAGAATAATTTTGCCACTGCTTTCGACCGAGCCACCGAAGCCTCGCTCCAGAGGTTCATATTGCCAGAGGTGATTTGGAAGGTCAAGAAATGGCTTCGGCTCGGAATGGAAGTCAGCTTGAGCCGAAGCCTTGTTGACGTGGACAAGCATTTATCTAATGTCATTGAAAAGCGCAAAGTGGAATTATTAAGCCACCAAAAGGATGGGACCCACCATGATGATTTGCTGACTAGGTTTATGAGGAAAAAAGAATCCTACTCGGATCAATTTCTCCAACACGTGGCATTGAATTTCATCCTAGCTGGACGTGACACGTCATCAGTCGCATTGAGTTGGTTTTTCTGGTTGGTGATTCAGAATCCAAGTGTGGAAACAAAAATTTTGCGCGAAATATGCACCGTTCTGATTGAGACACGTGGCAGTGACGTGGAAAAGTGGGTTGAGGAACCGTTGGTGTTTGACGAAATTGATCGTTTGGTTTATCTAAAAGCAGCATTGTCCGAGACACTAAGGTTGTATCCTTCGGTGCCGGAGGATTCGAAGCACGTGGTCGCCGATGATGTGTTGCCGGATGGCACGTTTGTTCCGGCCGGATCATCGGTGACTTATTCGATATACTCGGCAGGGAGGTTGAAGTCCACGTGGGGCGAAGATTGCATGGAATTTCGCCCTGAGAGGTGGTTGTCTCAGGATGGAACAAAATTCATCATGCATGACTCTTTCAAGTTTGTTGCTTTCAATGCTGGTCCAAGAATATGCTTAGGAAAGGATTTGGCATACCTACAGATGAAGTCAGTTGCGGCCGCCGTGCTCCTCCGCCACCGGCTCACATTGGTGCCTGGCCACCAGGTTGAGCAGAAGATGTCACTCACATTGTTCATGAAAAATGGACTCAAGGTCAATGTTCAGAGCAGGGACTTGAAAGGTTTTGTGGCAAGTTTTCAGAAAGAAAGAGAAACAGAGAATAATGGTAAAGAATATGCAGGTTTGAGAAGCAATGGatgttaataataaaagatttcCAACATGAAGTTAGAGATTTTTGCATGTGGATTTCAAGTTCAATTGAGGAGAATTTAGCTACATCAGAAGAAAAGATTTTACAAAAAGGCCTTTTAGAAAAAAGGAGTATATTCATGGTGTTTTAtattaaattcataattcatattaGAAACTGTTTGGGAGATTTTATTTTCTAGGGTTGTGAAGATTGATGAAATGCTTTTTCTCAATCTATATCTGCCTTTGTAGGATACTTGGGAAATATTCATTGTATTCATTATTTCTTGTTAtgtttttttctatttaattttactGGTTTTCTAAGGCCTTGTCCAAAAGCTAAACTCAAATTTAACAATGTTTGCATGTTCATGATCATCGAATAATATAAAGCCCTTATCTTTGATGAAATATCTGTTTCTGATCTTATGTTTGTAATACCTTCTTGATCATGCTTGATTTGTAAACTCCAAAAAATCTGTGAAATTCACCTGTATAATTGGTTAATCTTGGCTTCAGATATGAAGAACAATTTAAATATCAGACTTTTCTAAGTTCAACTATGATTCTAATGACAATGCAAGGTGCACAAAATTGAACTACCAATAGTGGGATAAACAAATGTAGATAGATACAAGATAACATTGCATCTATTTCCAAGTCAGGTATGATGTGGTAGAATTACTCATATAACATGTATTTTTCCTTTTAAGCATAAGTATGCTTAAATGAAAATTATACAGTTGGAAACTACCCTTCAACTATCTATACACAAAGCATAATTAGATGATGGTACAAGGCACATGCAAAAGGTGCCAAGTTAATTCATTATCCAAGAATTCTG includes:
- the LOC130962233 gene encoding cytochrome P450 86A8-like, encoding METCTALLLLTAVIAYQLWLTFISRSLKGPRVWPLLGSLPGLIENCDRMHDWISDNLRACGGTYQTCICAIPFLAKKQGLVTVTCDPRNLEHILKTRFDNYPKGPTWHAVFHDLLGDGIFNSDGDTWLFQRKTAALEFTTRTLRQAMARWVTRAIKERLCLILKKVEEEAESVDLQDLMLRLTFDNICGLAFGRDPQTCGLGLPENNFATAFDRATEASLQRFILPEVIWKVKKWLRLGMEVSLSRSLVDVDKHLSNVIEKRKVELLSHQKDGTHHDDLLTRFMRKKESYSDQFLQHVALNFILAGRDTSSVALSWFFWLVIQNPSVETKILREICTVLIETRGSDVEKWVEEPLVFDEIDRLVYLKAALSETLRLYPSVPEDSKHVVADDVLPDGTFVPAGSSVTYSIYSAGRLKSTWGEDCMEFRPERWLSQDGTKFIMHDSFKFVAFNAGPRICLGKDLAYLQMKSVAAAVLLRHRLTLVPGHQVEQKMSLTLFMKNGLKVNVQSRDLKGFVASFQKERETENNGKEYAGLRSNGC